From Vidua macroura isolate BioBank_ID:100142 chromosome 5, ASM2450914v1, whole genome shotgun sequence, the proteins below share one genomic window:
- the ZNF800 gene encoding zinc finger protein 800 isoform X5, giving the protein MPLRDKCCQTDHHHHGCCDPVHLLEPGDPPLLQQPLQTSKSGIQQIIECFRSGTKQLKHILLRDVDTIFECKLCRSLFRGLPNLITHKKFYCPPSLQMDDNLPDTKDKQSQAINDLLEAIYPRVDKQEYIITLEPIETNQNAVFQYVSRMDSPDENTESSHIPDHAPVQIQEPSTEQPKTVSAPAPIPAGDTVELPPADPVTNKVISTPEEQPPAVNPDLDSLDNSDYGHQLICCLCRKEFHSRRSVRRHIRKVHKKKMEELKKYIETRKKPNQCSAKGRNKNVLVTLGRSCPVCYKSFATKANVRRHFDEVHRGLRRDSITPDIATKPGQPLFLDTVSAKKSFKTRKQKSSSKAEYNLSACKCLLCKRKYSSQIMLKRHMQIVHKITLSGKNSKREKGPNNTTNGTEMKVELAASVEPSPPSIALSPQNELKGTNHSNEKKNTSSAQKNKVKQDPENPKSTTKSTTKSTCKSTTKSAPKSTNTAAAGGQQKTRKPKLSAGFDFKQLYCKLCKRQFTSKQNLTKHIELHTDGNNIYVKYYRCPLCSYETRRKRDVIRHITVVHKKSPRYLGKITASLEIRAIKKPIDLVLNKVTKRGSQKDETKQIGSKQDVTSNSPSKKYERADVGIEVKVTKNFSLHRCSKCGKAFARKAFLEHHKKTHKANISHSPEESKTKGRSTRSKAVV; this is encoded by the exons gAACGAAACAACTTAAACATATCTTGTTAAGAGATGTGGACACCATTTTTGAGTGTAAATTGTGCCGGAGTCTCTTCAGAGGATTACCAAATTTAATTACTCATAAAAAGTTTTATTGTCCTCCAAGTCTTCAGATGGATGATA aCCTCCCAGATACAAAAGACAAGCAGAGTCAAGCCATAAATGACCTCCTTGAAGCAATCTATCCAAGGGTAGATAAGCAAGAATATATCATTACATTGGAGCCTATAGAAACTAATCAAAATGCTGTATTTCAATATGTGTCAAGGATGGATAGCCCAGATGAGAACACAGAAAGTAGCCATATCCCCGATCACGCTCCAGTACAGATCCAGGAACCCAGCACTGAGCAACCCAAGACTGTTTCAGCTCCAGCCCCAATCCCAGCTGGGGATACCGTAGAATTACCTCCTGCTGATCCTGTTACAAACAAGGTGATATCTACTCCTGAAGAACAGCCACCTGCAGTAAATCCTGACTTGGACTCTCTGGATAATTCTGATTATGGCCACCAGTTGATTTGTTGCCTCTGTAGGAAGGAATTTCATTCAAGACGCAGTGTACGCCGGCACATTCGAaaagtacacaaaaaaaaaatggaagaactaAAGAAGTATATAGAAAcaagaaagaaaccaaaccagTGCTCTGCAAAAGGACGAAATAAGAACGTTCTCGTCACATTAGGTAGAAGTTGTCCTGTGTGTTATAAATCATTTGCCACAAAAGCCAATGTAAGGAGGCATTTTGATGAAGTTCATAGAGGATTAAGAAGGGATTCCATTACTCCTGATATAGCTACAAAGCCTGGGCAACCTTTGTTCTTGGATACAGTTTCTGctaaaaaatcttttaagaCCAGAAAACAAAAGTCATCTTCAAAGGCTGAATACAATTTAAGTGCATGCAAATGCCTTCTGTGCAAGAGAAAATATAGTTCACAGATAATGCTGAAAAGGCATATGCAAATTGTTCACAAGATAACTCTTTCTGGAAAGAACtctaaaagagagaaaggacCCAACAATACTACCAATGGCACAGAAATGAAAGTTGAACTAGCAGCTTCTGTAGAACCTTCACCCCCTTCCATTGCGCTTTCTCCACAGAATGAATTAAAGGGAACAAATCattcaaatgagaaaaagaacacatcgtcagcacagaaaaataaggtTAAACAAGACCCTGAAAACCCTAAATCAACCACTAAATCAACCACTAAATCAACCTGCAAATCAACCACTAAATCAGCCCCTAAATCAACTAatacagctgctgcaggtggccAGCAAAAAACCAGGAAGCCAAAACTTTCAGCTGGCTTTGACTTCAAGCAGCTTTACTGTAAACTCTGTAAGCGCCAATTTACGTCTAAACAGAATTTAACAAAACACATTGAATTACACACAGatggaaataatatttatgtTAAATACTACAGGTGTCCACTCTGCTCTTATGAAACGCGTCGCAAGCGTGATGTGATCAGACACATAACTGTGGTTCATAAAAAGTCACCACGCTACCTTGGGAAAATAACGGCAAGTTTAGAAATAAGAGCAATAAAGAAGCCAATTGATCTTGTTCTAAATAAGGTGACAAAAAGAGGCTCTCAGAAGGACGAAACAAAACAGATTGGTTCAAAACAGGATGTCACCTCTAATTCTCCCAGTAAAAAGTATGAAAGAGCTGATGTTGGCATTGAAgtaaaagtaacaaaaaactTCTCTCTGCACCGATGCAGTAAATGTGGGAAAGCATTTGCCAGAAAAGCTTTTCTAGAACATCATAAGAAAACCCACAAAGCAAACATATCTCATTCACCTGAAGAAAGTAAAACCAAAGGCAGAAGTACAAGATCTAAAGCTGTTGTCtg
- the ZNF800 gene encoding zinc finger protein 800 isoform X3, giving the protein MPLRDKCCQTDHHHHGCCDPVHLLEPGDPPLLQQPLQTSKSGIQQIIECFRSGTKQLKHILLRDVDTIFECKLCRSLFRGLPNLITHKKFYCPPSLQMDDNLPDTKDKQSQAINDLLEAIYPRVDKQEYIITLEPIETNQNAVFQYVSRMDSPDENTESSHIPDHAPVQIQEPSTEQPKTVSAPAPIPAGDTVELPPADPVTNKVISTPEEQPPAVNPDLDSLDNSDYGHQLICCLCRKEFHSRRSVRRHIRKVHKKKMEELKKYIETRKKPNQCSAKGRNKNVLVTLGRSCPVCYKSFATKANVRRHFDEVHRGLRRDSITPDIATKPGQPLFLDTVSAKKSFKTRKQKSSSKAEYNLSACKCLLCKRKYSSQIMLKRHMQIVHKITLSGKNSKREKGPNNTTNGTEMKVELAASVEPSPPSIALSPQNELKGTNHSNEKKNTSSAQKNKVKQDPENPKSTTKSTTKSTCKSTTKSAPKSTNTAAAGGQQKTRKPKLSAGFDFKQLYCKLCKRQFTSKQNLTKHIELHTDGNNIYVKYYRCPLCSYETRRKRDVIRHITVVHKKSPRYLGKITASLEIRAIKKPIDLVLNKVTKRGSQKDETKQIGSKQDVTSNSPSKKYERADVGIEVKVTKNFSLHRCSKCGKAFARKAFLEHHKKTHKANISHSPEESKTKGRSTRSKAVVW; this is encoded by the exons gAACGAAACAACTTAAACATATCTTGTTAAGAGATGTGGACACCATTTTTGAGTGTAAATTGTGCCGGAGTCTCTTCAGAGGATTACCAAATTTAATTACTCATAAAAAGTTTTATTGTCCTCCAAGTCTTCAGATGGATGATA aCCTCCCAGATACAAAAGACAAGCAGAGTCAAGCCATAAATGACCTCCTTGAAGCAATCTATCCAAGGGTAGATAAGCAAGAATATATCATTACATTGGAGCCTATAGAAACTAATCAAAATGCTGTATTTCAATATGTGTCAAGGATGGATAGCCCAGATGAGAACACAGAAAGTAGCCATATCCCCGATCACGCTCCAGTACAGATCCAGGAACCCAGCACTGAGCAACCCAAGACTGTTTCAGCTCCAGCCCCAATCCCAGCTGGGGATACCGTAGAATTACCTCCTGCTGATCCTGTTACAAACAAGGTGATATCTACTCCTGAAGAACAGCCACCTGCAGTAAATCCTGACTTGGACTCTCTGGATAATTCTGATTATGGCCACCAGTTGATTTGTTGCCTCTGTAGGAAGGAATTTCATTCAAGACGCAGTGTACGCCGGCACATTCGAaaagtacacaaaaaaaaaatggaagaactaAAGAAGTATATAGAAAcaagaaagaaaccaaaccagTGCTCTGCAAAAGGACGAAATAAGAACGTTCTCGTCACATTAGGTAGAAGTTGTCCTGTGTGTTATAAATCATTTGCCACAAAAGCCAATGTAAGGAGGCATTTTGATGAAGTTCATAGAGGATTAAGAAGGGATTCCATTACTCCTGATATAGCTACAAAGCCTGGGCAACCTTTGTTCTTGGATACAGTTTCTGctaaaaaatcttttaagaCCAGAAAACAAAAGTCATCTTCAAAGGCTGAATACAATTTAAGTGCATGCAAATGCCTTCTGTGCAAGAGAAAATATAGTTCACAGATAATGCTGAAAAGGCATATGCAAATTGTTCACAAGATAACTCTTTCTGGAAAGAACtctaaaagagagaaaggacCCAACAATACTACCAATGGCACAGAAATGAAAGTTGAACTAGCAGCTTCTGTAGAACCTTCACCCCCTTCCATTGCGCTTTCTCCACAGAATGAATTAAAGGGAACAAATCattcaaatgagaaaaagaacacatcgtcagcacagaaaaataaggtTAAACAAGACCCTGAAAACCCTAAATCAACCACTAAATCAACCACTAAATCAACCTGCAAATCAACCACTAAATCAGCCCCTAAATCAACTAatacagctgctgcaggtggccAGCAAAAAACCAGGAAGCCAAAACTTTCAGCTGGCTTTGACTTCAAGCAGCTTTACTGTAAACTCTGTAAGCGCCAATTTACGTCTAAACAGAATTTAACAAAACACATTGAATTACACACAGatggaaataatatttatgtTAAATACTACAGGTGTCCACTCTGCTCTTATGAAACGCGTCGCAAGCGTGATGTGATCAGACACATAACTGTGGTTCATAAAAAGTCACCACGCTACCTTGGGAAAATAACGGCAAGTTTAGAAATAAGAGCAATAAAGAAGCCAATTGATCTTGTTCTAAATAAGGTGACAAAAAGAGGCTCTCAGAAGGACGAAACAAAACAGATTGGTTCAAAACAGGATGTCACCTCTAATTCTCCCAGTAAAAAGTATGAAAGAGCTGATGTTGGCATTGAAgtaaaagtaacaaaaaactTCTCTCTGCACCGATGCAGTAAATGTGGGAAAGCATTTGCCAGAAAAGCTTTTCTAGAACATCATAAGAAAACCCACAAAGCAAACATATCTCATTCACCTGAAGAAAGTAAAACCAAAGGCAGAAGTACAAGATCTAAAGCTGTTGTCtggtga
- the ZNF800 gene encoding zinc finger protein 800 isoform X4: MPLRDKCCQTDHHHHGCCDPVHLLEPGDPPLLQQPLQTSKSGIQQIIECFRSGTKQLKHILLRDVDTIFECKLCRSLFRGLPNLITHKKFYCPPSLQMDDNLPDTKDKQSQAINDLLEAIYPRVDKQEYIITLEPIETNQNAVFQYVSRMDSPDENTESSHIPDHAPVQIQEPSTEQPKTVSAPAPIPAGDTVELPPADPVTNKVISTPEEQPPAVNPDLDSLDNSDYGHQLICCLCRKEFHSRRSVRRHIRKVHKKKMEELKKYIETRKKPNQCSAKGRNKNVLVTLGRSCPVCYKSFATKANVRRHFDEVHRGLRRDSITPDIATKPGQPLFLDTVSAKKSFKTRKQKSSSKAEYNLSACKCLLCKRKYSSQIMLKRHMQIVHKITLSGKNSKREKGPNNTTNGTEMKVELAASVEPSPPSIALSPQNELKGTNHSNEKKNTSSAQKNKVKQDPENPKSTTKSTTKSTCKSTTKSAPKSTNTAAAGGQQKTRKPKLSAGFDFKQLYCKLCKRQFTSKQNLTKHIELHTDGNNIYVKYYRCPLCSYETRRKRDVIRHITVVHKKSPRYLGKITASLEIRAIKKPIDLVLNKVTKRGSQKDETKQIGSKQDVTSNSPSKKYERADVGIEVKVTKNFSLHRCSKCGKAFARKAFLEHHKKTHKANISHSPEESKTKGRSTRSKAVV, translated from the exons gAACGAAACAACTTAAACATATCTTGTTAAGAGATGTGGACACCATTTTTGAGTGTAAATTGTGCCGGAGTCTCTTCAGAGGATTACCAAATTTAATTACTCATAAAAAGTTTTATTGTCCTCCAAGTCTTCAGATGGATGATA aCCTCCCAGATACAAAAGACAAGCAGAGTCAAGCCATAAATGACCTCCTTGAAGCAATCTATCCAAGGGTAGATAAGCAAGAATATATCATTACATTGGAGCCTATAGAAACTAATCAAAATGCTGTATTTCAATATGTGTCAAGGATGGATAGCCCAGATGAGAACACAGAAAGTAGCCATATCCCCGATCACGCTCCAGTACAGATCCAGGAACCCAGCACTGAGCAACCCAAGACTGTTTCAGCTCCAGCCCCAATCCCAGCTGGGGATACCGTAGAATTACCTCCTGCTGATCCTGTTACAAACAAGGTGATATCTACTCCTGAAGAACAGCCACCTGCAGTAAATCCTGACTTGGACTCTCTGGATAATTCTGATTATGGCCACCAGTTGATTTGTTGCCTCTGTAGGAAGGAATTTCATTCAAGACGCAGTGTACGCCGGCACATTCGAaaagtacacaaaaaaaaaatggaagaactaAAGAAGTATATAGAAAcaagaaagaaaccaaaccagTGCTCTGCAAAAGGACGAAATAAGAACGTTCTCGTCACATTAGGTAGAAGTTGTCCTGTGTGTTATAAATCATTTGCCACAAAAGCCAATGTAAGGAGGCATTTTGATGAAGTTCATAGAGGATTAAGAAGGGATTCCATTACTCCTGATATAGCTACAAAGCCTGGGCAACCTTTGTTCTTGGATACAGTTTCTGctaaaaaatcttttaagaCCAGAAAACAAAAGTCATCTTCAAAGGCTGAATACAATTTAAGTGCATGCAAATGCCTTCTGTGCAAGAGAAAATATAGTTCACAGATAATGCTGAAAAGGCATATGCAAATTGTTCACAAGATAACTCTTTCTGGAAAGAACtctaaaagagagaaaggacCCAACAATACTACCAATGGCACAGAAATGAAAGTTGAACTAGCAGCTTCTGTAGAACCTTCACCCCCTTCCATTGCGCTTTCTCCACAGAATGAATTAAAGGGAACAAATCattcaaatgagaaaaagaacacatcgtcagcacagaaaaataaggtTAAACAAGACCCTGAAAACCCTAAATCAACCACTAAATCAACCACTAAATCAACCTGCAAATCAACCACTAAATCAGCCCCTAAATCAACTAatacagctgctgcaggtggccAGCAAAAAACCAGGAAGCCAAAACTTTCAGCTGGCTTTGACTTCAAGCAGCTTTACTGTAAACTCTGTAAGCGCCAATTTACGTCTAAACAGAATTTAACAAAACACATTGAATTACACACAGatggaaataatatttatgtTAAATACTACAGGTGTCCACTCTGCTCTTATGAAACGCGTCGCAAGCGTGATGTGATCAGACACATAACTGTGGTTCATAAAAAGTCACCACGCTACCTTGGGAAAATAACGGCAAGTTTAGAAATAAGAGCAATAAAGAAGCCAATTGATCTTGTTCTAAATAAGGTGACAAAAAGAGGCTCTCAGAAGGACGAAACAAAACAGATTGGTTCAAAACAGGATGTCACCTCTAATTCTCCCAGTAAAAAGTATGAAAGAGCTGATGTTGGCATTGAAgtaaaagtaacaaaaaactTCTCTCTGCACCGATGCAGTAAATGTGGGAAAGCATTTGCCAGAAAAGCTTTTCTAGAACATCATAAGAAAACCCACAAAGCAAACATATCTCATTCACCTGAAGAAAGTAAAACCAAAGGCAGAAGTACAAGATCTAAAGCTGTTGTCtg A
- the ZNF800 gene encoding zinc finger protein 800 isoform X2 — MPLRDKCCQTDHHHHGCCDPVHLLEPGDPPLLQQPLQTSKSGIQQIIECFRSGTKQLKHILLRDVDTIFECKLCRSLFRGLPNLITHKKFYCPPSLQMDDNLPDTKDKQSQAINDLLEAIYPRVDKQEYIITLEPIETNQNAVFQYVSRMDSPDENTESSHIPDHAPVQIQEPSTEQPKTVSAPAPIPAGDTVELPPADPVTNKVISTPEEQPPAVNPDLDSLDNSDYGHQLICCLCRKEFHSRRSVRRHIRKVHKKKMEELKKYIETRKKPNQCSAKGRNKNVLVTLGRSCPVCYKSFATKANVRRHFDEVHRGLRRDSITPDIATKPGQPLFLDTVSAKKSFKTRKQKSSSKAEYNLSACKCLLCKRKYSSQIMLKRHMQIVHKITLSGKNSKREKGPNNTTNGTEMKVELAASVEPSPPSIALSPQNELKGTNHSNEKKNTSSAQKNKVKQDPENPKSTTKSTTKSTCKSTTKSAPKSTNTAAAGGQQKTRKPKLSAGFDFKQLYCKLCKRQFTSKQNLTKHIELHTDGNNIYVKYYRCPLCSYETRRKRDVIRHITVVHKKSPRYLGKITASLEIRAIKKPIDLVLNKVTKRGSQKDETKQIGSKQDVTSNSPSKKYERADVGIEVKVTKNFSLHRCSKCGKAFARKAFLEHHKKTHKANISHSPEESKTKGRSTRSKAVVCLEFGLTHCSKDLWCANVLFHKPLC, encoded by the exons gAACGAAACAACTTAAACATATCTTGTTAAGAGATGTGGACACCATTTTTGAGTGTAAATTGTGCCGGAGTCTCTTCAGAGGATTACCAAATTTAATTACTCATAAAAAGTTTTATTGTCCTCCAAGTCTTCAGATGGATGATA aCCTCCCAGATACAAAAGACAAGCAGAGTCAAGCCATAAATGACCTCCTTGAAGCAATCTATCCAAGGGTAGATAAGCAAGAATATATCATTACATTGGAGCCTATAGAAACTAATCAAAATGCTGTATTTCAATATGTGTCAAGGATGGATAGCCCAGATGAGAACACAGAAAGTAGCCATATCCCCGATCACGCTCCAGTACAGATCCAGGAACCCAGCACTGAGCAACCCAAGACTGTTTCAGCTCCAGCCCCAATCCCAGCTGGGGATACCGTAGAATTACCTCCTGCTGATCCTGTTACAAACAAGGTGATATCTACTCCTGAAGAACAGCCACCTGCAGTAAATCCTGACTTGGACTCTCTGGATAATTCTGATTATGGCCACCAGTTGATTTGTTGCCTCTGTAGGAAGGAATTTCATTCAAGACGCAGTGTACGCCGGCACATTCGAaaagtacacaaaaaaaaaatggaagaactaAAGAAGTATATAGAAAcaagaaagaaaccaaaccagTGCTCTGCAAAAGGACGAAATAAGAACGTTCTCGTCACATTAGGTAGAAGTTGTCCTGTGTGTTATAAATCATTTGCCACAAAAGCCAATGTAAGGAGGCATTTTGATGAAGTTCATAGAGGATTAAGAAGGGATTCCATTACTCCTGATATAGCTACAAAGCCTGGGCAACCTTTGTTCTTGGATACAGTTTCTGctaaaaaatcttttaagaCCAGAAAACAAAAGTCATCTTCAAAGGCTGAATACAATTTAAGTGCATGCAAATGCCTTCTGTGCAAGAGAAAATATAGTTCACAGATAATGCTGAAAAGGCATATGCAAATTGTTCACAAGATAACTCTTTCTGGAAAGAACtctaaaagagagaaaggacCCAACAATACTACCAATGGCACAGAAATGAAAGTTGAACTAGCAGCTTCTGTAGAACCTTCACCCCCTTCCATTGCGCTTTCTCCACAGAATGAATTAAAGGGAACAAATCattcaaatgagaaaaagaacacatcgtcagcacagaaaaataaggtTAAACAAGACCCTGAAAACCCTAAATCAACCACTAAATCAACCACTAAATCAACCTGCAAATCAACCACTAAATCAGCCCCTAAATCAACTAatacagctgctgcaggtggccAGCAAAAAACCAGGAAGCCAAAACTTTCAGCTGGCTTTGACTTCAAGCAGCTTTACTGTAAACTCTGTAAGCGCCAATTTACGTCTAAACAGAATTTAACAAAACACATTGAATTACACACAGatggaaataatatttatgtTAAATACTACAGGTGTCCACTCTGCTCTTATGAAACGCGTCGCAAGCGTGATGTGATCAGACACATAACTGTGGTTCATAAAAAGTCACCACGCTACCTTGGGAAAATAACGGCAAGTTTAGAAATAAGAGCAATAAAGAAGCCAATTGATCTTGTTCTAAATAAGGTGACAAAAAGAGGCTCTCAGAAGGACGAAACAAAACAGATTGGTTCAAAACAGGATGTCACCTCTAATTCTCCCAGTAAAAAGTATGAAAGAGCTGATGTTGGCATTGAAgtaaaagtaacaaaaaactTCTCTCTGCACCGATGCAGTAAATGTGGGAAAGCATTTGCCAGAAAAGCTTTTCTAGAACATCATAAGAAAACCCACAAAGCAAACATATCTCATTCACCTGAAGAAAGTAAAACCAAAGGCAGAAGTACAAGATCTAAAGCTGTTGTCtg CCTTGAATTTGGTTTGACCCACTGCAGCAAGGACCTTTGGTGTG caaatgttttgtttcacaaACCTCTCTGCTGA
- the ZNF800 gene encoding zinc finger protein 800 isoform X1 has product MPLRDKCCQTDHHHHGCCDPVHLLEPGDPPLLQQPLQTSKSGIQQIIECFRSGTKQLKHILLRDVDTIFECKLCRSLFRGLPNLITHKKFYCPPSLQMDDNLPDTKDKQSQAINDLLEAIYPRVDKQEYIITLEPIETNQNAVFQYVSRMDSPDENTESSHIPDHAPVQIQEPSTEQPKTVSAPAPIPAGDTVELPPADPVTNKVISTPEEQPPAVNPDLDSLDNSDYGHQLICCLCRKEFHSRRSVRRHIRKVHKKKMEELKKYIETRKKPNQCSAKGRNKNVLVTLGRSCPVCYKSFATKANVRRHFDEVHRGLRRDSITPDIATKPGQPLFLDTVSAKKSFKTRKQKSSSKAEYNLSACKCLLCKRKYSSQIMLKRHMQIVHKITLSGKNSKREKGPNNTTNGTEMKVELAASVEPSPPSIALSPQNELKGTNHSNEKKNTSSAQKNKVKQDPENPKSTTKSTTKSTCKSTTKSAPKSTNTAAAGGQQKTRKPKLSAGFDFKQLYCKLCKRQFTSKQNLTKHIELHTDGNNIYVKYYRCPLCSYETRRKRDVIRHITVVHKKSPRYLGKITASLEIRAIKKPIDLVLNKVTKRGSQKDETKQIGSKQDVTSNSPSKKYERADVGIEVKVTKNFSLHRCSKCGKAFARKAFLEHHKKTHKANISHSPEESKTKGRSTRSKAVVCLEFGLTHCSKDLWCGKLRSTSAVGQNTRT; this is encoded by the exons gAACGAAACAACTTAAACATATCTTGTTAAGAGATGTGGACACCATTTTTGAGTGTAAATTGTGCCGGAGTCTCTTCAGAGGATTACCAAATTTAATTACTCATAAAAAGTTTTATTGTCCTCCAAGTCTTCAGATGGATGATA aCCTCCCAGATACAAAAGACAAGCAGAGTCAAGCCATAAATGACCTCCTTGAAGCAATCTATCCAAGGGTAGATAAGCAAGAATATATCATTACATTGGAGCCTATAGAAACTAATCAAAATGCTGTATTTCAATATGTGTCAAGGATGGATAGCCCAGATGAGAACACAGAAAGTAGCCATATCCCCGATCACGCTCCAGTACAGATCCAGGAACCCAGCACTGAGCAACCCAAGACTGTTTCAGCTCCAGCCCCAATCCCAGCTGGGGATACCGTAGAATTACCTCCTGCTGATCCTGTTACAAACAAGGTGATATCTACTCCTGAAGAACAGCCACCTGCAGTAAATCCTGACTTGGACTCTCTGGATAATTCTGATTATGGCCACCAGTTGATTTGTTGCCTCTGTAGGAAGGAATTTCATTCAAGACGCAGTGTACGCCGGCACATTCGAaaagtacacaaaaaaaaaatggaagaactaAAGAAGTATATAGAAAcaagaaagaaaccaaaccagTGCTCTGCAAAAGGACGAAATAAGAACGTTCTCGTCACATTAGGTAGAAGTTGTCCTGTGTGTTATAAATCATTTGCCACAAAAGCCAATGTAAGGAGGCATTTTGATGAAGTTCATAGAGGATTAAGAAGGGATTCCATTACTCCTGATATAGCTACAAAGCCTGGGCAACCTTTGTTCTTGGATACAGTTTCTGctaaaaaatcttttaagaCCAGAAAACAAAAGTCATCTTCAAAGGCTGAATACAATTTAAGTGCATGCAAATGCCTTCTGTGCAAGAGAAAATATAGTTCACAGATAATGCTGAAAAGGCATATGCAAATTGTTCACAAGATAACTCTTTCTGGAAAGAACtctaaaagagagaaaggacCCAACAATACTACCAATGGCACAGAAATGAAAGTTGAACTAGCAGCTTCTGTAGAACCTTCACCCCCTTCCATTGCGCTTTCTCCACAGAATGAATTAAAGGGAACAAATCattcaaatgagaaaaagaacacatcgtcagcacagaaaaataaggtTAAACAAGACCCTGAAAACCCTAAATCAACCACTAAATCAACCACTAAATCAACCTGCAAATCAACCACTAAATCAGCCCCTAAATCAACTAatacagctgctgcaggtggccAGCAAAAAACCAGGAAGCCAAAACTTTCAGCTGGCTTTGACTTCAAGCAGCTTTACTGTAAACTCTGTAAGCGCCAATTTACGTCTAAACAGAATTTAACAAAACACATTGAATTACACACAGatggaaataatatttatgtTAAATACTACAGGTGTCCACTCTGCTCTTATGAAACGCGTCGCAAGCGTGATGTGATCAGACACATAACTGTGGTTCATAAAAAGTCACCACGCTACCTTGGGAAAATAACGGCAAGTTTAGAAATAAGAGCAATAAAGAAGCCAATTGATCTTGTTCTAAATAAGGTGACAAAAAGAGGCTCTCAGAAGGACGAAACAAAACAGATTGGTTCAAAACAGGATGTCACCTCTAATTCTCCCAGTAAAAAGTATGAAAGAGCTGATGTTGGCATTGAAgtaaaagtaacaaaaaactTCTCTCTGCACCGATGCAGTAAATGTGGGAAAGCATTTGCCAGAAAAGCTTTTCTAGAACATCATAAGAAAACCCACAAAGCAAACATATCTCATTCACCTGAAGAAAGTAAAACCAAAGGCAGAAGTACAAGATCTAAAGCTGTTGTCtg CCTTGAATTTGGTTTGACCCACTGCAGCAAGGACCTTTGGTGTGGTAAGTTAAG